The DNA window CAGCTACATTGTTGAGAAATGGCATCAAAGGAAAACGGTTAGTCATgacatatttacttttctgatcACAAACTACACAGCAGCTCTGTTGTCACACAAACAACATCACAACACACTGACCTCATCAAAAGTCAACACAAGTTCAGAACGTGTAGTGCTCAATGTATTTCACAGTGCAGactattatttattgtttgtggAAAACAATATTCAATGACGGCTGATTTGTTCTGAATTCAAAAAGTGATTGTATCAGTTGACTATAAAGACACAAGACGACACTGAGCTGGTTGAGTGGTAGAAAATTTCAAAGGCATTatgtgatttttgttcacttGATATCATGATTAGTTTGTTTTGGGTTCTGTACGGACTGAGGACCTGGTCTGACCTGAGCGGAGCCATGTAGTATCACACCAGTATCACAACATTATTCACCGACAATGAGTGTGTTTCACTACATCGATTACAGAACAGGTGCAAGTGTGTTGAAGCTGTGAAGCAGAAGATCACAACAAAGACTGGTTTGGGCAGAAGCTCCATTCTACTACAAACAAATAGTCGCCACTCCAAACAACTACTCCAGACGAGACTTTACTTTAAGCTTCACCTCGTGAGACAATTGCTCCTGGAACAATCACTCAAACACACTGAAGAGAGGAAACTCAGACTGATCCGGCTGCAGCAGATCCACCAGGAAGCAGACGGTTCCGGAGAGACCCTCGTATAAGCTGTAGACACTGGTCATGGACCGAGAGCCGCTTTTAAATTCCTCTGTGAAGATGAACTCAGCAAACCTTTTGGATGGGAAATACAATAGGATCTTTTCAGATCAATACGTTCATGAAAACAGCACGTCCTCATTCAGCAAACGGAATGAAACTTCAACTCCAGTATTAAATGGAAGGTCTGAATGTTCCGTCAcctgatgttttttatttgatatttatcTGTGTGATAGCAGCATGATTGCAAAGCAATAGATTCCACCTGAATTTTTCGGAAATACTGGACACGGGGGAAGAAAACAAGCGATTCAATTTTGGATAGCATTGCaagaatcatttaaaaaaaatacatcactcTGTTGAGACCAGGGAGGCCGCAAGAGCTATGCCTGAATGCTActaccacctgctgtccaaatgAGCTCATTTCAATTTCACTGTTAATTATTAGATCAGATCAATCATCGATATTACAAACCAGGCCACACCTGACCAAATGTGAAGCGGAGATTTATTTGGCGGCCTCTCCTCCAGGCCAAAGAGATTGGCATTTGAAAGTGTCTTTTAATagtaaagaaaaataacaaaaaaaaaatgttttaaacataACTCGTAAATTTTACAATTATGAcaagtgtaataataatataaagttACTgcttatactatatatatatatatatatatatatatatatatatatatatatatatatatatatatatatatatatatatatatatatatataggctgtCTATTGTTCTAAACTATAGTGCAACACAAACCTACAGCTCTAACAACATACATTCAGACTAGTCTCATCTTACTTTAACCAATATTGGCTAAACTTCATAAGCACCCACTGACGGGTAACTGCACCATTCCTTTTCATCTGGTGAATGCATGAATGCATGAGATTTTGACGAGATATTCAATAAATGTGGATAAGTGCTGATGGAAGGAAACAACTCCTCAGTCCAGACGGAGACTGGAGACAGAGCTTCCTGTTGTCTAATGAGTAGCAGAGAGTTGGACGTCAACAAAGCACCCACCTTCAGGAGAAGCACAAGCTTCCTCTTGTGTTGCTTTTGCCTTTTTATGTTCACTTGCTCCTAACTTGTGTTATCTGCTGGGCATGTAAACTCCAATCATTGCAGCGACAAAGGTTTCAGGTCTCACTCTACTTCTTGAAGCTGTTTTGGAGCGGTGCTCGTCCATCATTTGCATATACAGTATGTCCTACTTGTGCTAACaagtattattatattattttacagCTCACACCTCCGCTGATCCTTTCATTTAcacctgtgattttttttcacccaaTGTAACTGTCCTCCACATATATTGCCTATTCCAGTGGTTTTCGAACTGGATGTTGCGCCCCCTGGTGTTGGGGAGGGCGAGGTCCTGACAGGGGGGTGGAGTGCTACCCTGAACACATTTCATTGTTAAGTTTCACCCAGCAGATGAAGCTAATTTTACAacagagcatcttcaactcacCACTACGAGTGTGGTGTTCGAATGTTAACCAAACAGGGACACATTTATACAGCTAGCATGGACCTGTTTGTGAGAGGACTAACCATTACATGCGCTGCGTTTGGGCTAATCTGATTGTGTTATTAAGATGCTCATGCGGACAGCAGGTAGCAGTAGAGGGTTCAGAACTCCCTGCCGAGGCTTCAGTAGTTTGAGTTTGAGGCTGCAGTGAGTGAGACGGAAGCTGGATTGTTACCTCTGAGCTCTGTAGATGTATTTGGAGTTTCCCGTGAGACGATAGAGTAGGAGGAAAACATAAGCGCTGCCGGCAACACCGTGACAAATGCCAGGTCCCTTCTTCAGCAGGCCCTTCTGCCACACAAGCTCTCCACTGCGGATACACGTGTCCAGATACTGGGGCTTCTTGTTGATCAGGTACGCTTTGGCGAAAAGATAAGCCACTCCTGTTGGAGAGGTCGTGTCACTTTAAAGGTACCAAAGTGTCAAGGTTATGTCGGTACCTGGAGCTCCGTGGCACCAGTGCACCAGCTCGTTCTCTCGCTCGATGATGGCTCCCAGCTCTGCGGGCCAGTTGCAGTTCTGCTCCTGGTTCATGAGGAAGTCGACGCTCTGCCAGACCAGGTCCTTGTCGGCCCCGCTCAGCAGGTCCTGGTAGCTCAGCAGCATCTGCAGCACCGATGAAAGGCCGTGCGCTGCGCCTGGTGGGGGGCACAACGGGGGTGGTGGGGGGTCACACATGCATCCGGGCACAACAGGCATGCAAGGAAGCACCATGCCAGAAACAGACGGCCGCGATGCAAACAAGCACAATTACAAAGGGCTGCTCCACTGTGGATGCTTAGAAGGAAAATCATCTCTGAGAAAATATGGCACAGGGGAGCAACCAAAAGCAAAAAGTCAAacaatatttactttattttttcaccATTTGGAATCAGGAATCCAAATTAGATTTCACGCctgcagtgcgttatgggactCCTGCCTTCACAAGGAAACTCATTTAAGCCATCCGCATTCACGGCACCAAGGgttgaaggagaggaagagaggagctgGCAGAGGCGGGAGGACTGACATCAGaagagagaaatttgaattgtCTGCCACATGGCATCATGGTGCTGCTGCAGCTAACTGAAGCAAAGCTGAACCTTGGGCCCTTGTTTTTGCCTGCCTGGAGAGAGCTTCTTGCCTGGCGGACGATTCTACAAAACCTGAGGCCCATTTGATTCAATTCTTCCCTCTGTTGATTAGAAAAGTGCAGGGGGTGTCAGTGGTCGTTCGCAGAATGGCCTGAAGTCAGTTTGGGGCGGGGCCTTTATAGATTCATGCCGGAAACTCAGTGCTTACATCTCAGTTTTGTTTCACTACTTGAAGGAAGAAACCATAGACGAGACGCATGCAGCCTCCTTGTGTGCGTCCACTTCATCTCCTGCTGTTTGCTTCAGACTGACATGCAACTACTCAACTTCAGTCGTAAAGGGCCCACAGAATGAGTTCGCGTCCATATCCTGACGCATCAGCTTCAGAAACAATGTGTATTTTCAAACTAAACTTGGGTCTATTCCAATCCTATGATGACAAAAAATGTATGAGTCATTCTATGGCCCCTTTAGTTGGTCCAAAACCCCTGTCTCTGCAGGGAACCGTGATGTTCCACCCTGATGGTTTAGTATCCATGCAGAGCCGGGCTTACGATGAACTGTACTGAGGATCTCCAACTTCATCTGATGCAGTCAAGGAGAGGACAGTTAGCTACACACATGATGACACACCACTTCTGTATCACAAAACCTCTCTGACGTATCATCAAAGAACTCGTCTTGCTCACCCAGGTACTCCGTGCCGTAGTAGGAGTACATGAGCGGGAAGGGTTTCCTCTTCCTTCTGGCGTACTGCTTTCCCGATTCAATGATGGCCTGGCAAATGGATTTGATCTGGTCTTTGCTCAGAATCTGGAGGACACAAAGTGCAGAGACAGATGAACAACCATCAGGTTGTACAACAGTGAAATCTGAAGGACTGtcgatcatttgtttatttattatctacCTATTTATACAGTTTATTCTTTATCTAATTCAtcattatctatttacttatctatacttttattttatgtattttgtcatgatattggTTTATATATTATGAGTATTgtggatgtctttgatgtttgtcgTCTACCTTTGATGTCTTTGATACGTCAACAtcagtgttttgttgtcattggctgctgtgacatgttgaattttccAACTTTGGGACTAATAGAGGCCATCAAATCCAATCTAAAGAGTTTGTTATGGCAAAGTTGCAGTTAAGAACTCACACAAGTTCTGAGTCAAATGTTCCATTTTCACTATCAACTTCTGTTCTGGTTCTGCCTGCTGAAGCCTGGTACCCCTCATGGTTCAAGGGTGGAAGTTACCCACAAACACTTGTCTTCAGTTCCTTCAGttgatttgcattttattctTAGGGGCCCTCACTTCATGCCCCTCtttgaaataaaagtttgcATCTTGAAACCCCATGTCTATTTGGAGGTCACCCCAAAACAGCTGGCCTTTTCATGTGATGTCAGCTGCCGCCCTTTTAAGAGAAGAGCTggacttcagtttttttttttaccttcagcTGCTCACCTCTATGCCCAGCTTCTGCTTGAGGACCAGCGCGGCGCACAGGTACCCAGCACGACCCACGAAGAGCTCATCGGAACCGCACTCCAAGAAATTGATGGGCGCGCAAACCTCCCACAGGTTCCGAAATTTAGTCAGGGGTTTGACGAAGTCCGCCAAGCCCATCGCCTTGTAGATCATCGCAGCCACCGCGTAGATCCCAGTCCCGCCCAGCAGGAAGGCGGCCCGCATGTTCTTGTCCGGTTCCGCGTCCACGTATTTCACCGACGCGTCGATGATGCTCTTGGCCGTCTTCAGGTACGCGTCCCTCTGCTCGGAGAAGAGCGGGCACTCGCTGACGTGGTACAGCATGTAAGCCACCCCGGCCGGCCCATCGTACAAGCCTCCGTCGTAGTCGCTCAGGTTTAGCGGAACCTTCTTCAGGATTCTGTCGACGGTGGAGACAACGGCCGGTACCACCACCTCGGCGCCCTGACCCGGGAGCAGAGAGCCGCGGTAGTCGGAGAAGCGGTTGGCGAAGCAGCGAGGGTTTTCCATCCCAGGCGGAGAGAGAACCGTTCGGATCCGAGATAGACGGACTGGAGACCCAACATCAGGCGGTGCTGATTGGATGTCAGACCTGAACCTCAGGGGTGCAGTGTGGTGCTCCTCCAATCTCAGACAATATACGACCACCTGCCTATATTACTGCCCCAGCTCCGCAGTGGCCAGTACTTGTGGAGTCGCCCAAGGATGGAGAAGCAATGTAGTTTGATGTTAGTTGCTGTTGATGAGTACATTCTAGTTATATATAGTCTAATTTACTTtaggcagtctaatctaatctaatataaaaaTCACATCTTTCTAAAGTTTGAAAATTCTGTATTTTTACTTGCTTTTTTCCCGCTTGTTTATATGTAGAAACTTTCCCCTTGGATTAGATTATTCTAACAATAAAATTGGAGAAAAGCATAAGACATAAGGCTTAGCTTCAGACTCCTCGTCTTACCCGTTTTttctcactatatatatatatatatatatatatatatatatatatatatatatatatatatatacagctgCCCATCAGACGCATGCATGAACCCCGAGCTTTGAGGTCTGTTTCAGGTCTTTAGAAAGTGCCTAAAAGAAAATTGTGTTTCAAAAATACAGTATGGTGATAAAGCAATGGAAGTTTCATTCATCATGTCTCAATTAACATCCTTGAGGCATAGGATTGAATTGTCTTGACAATTATTGATTTGTCTCAGCGAAATGACTTGCATCATTAGTTTtattgcattgtttttgttaaaattGTTTTCATATGTTGGTTAGCTGAGGTGTTGCACCGGGACAGAAGtagctgtccgtggtgctgaattAAACATGTTGGCTATTGAAGCAATTTACATTTAAGGATGAAAATAAATCGCCTGGACGATGGTTATTTCAGGCCGTAACCACACCAGAAATTcacaacatcaaaatgttgggATCATATGAACTTTATTCATTTAGAAAGTTGCTCTTACGATCCATAAATGATGCTGCACTGTTGAAAGACTTGAAAACAGAAGTTGACCATGAAAGAACTGACAAAAGTCCTCACTCAATTTGAAAACAAGTATTCTGTTCTGATTGAAATGCTCCCAGCGAGcacacaatatttattttcaatgaaaaagtaGCTTTCAGAGTGGACAGCTGctcttgtgttgtgttggagAGTCGCACTGTGAGCCGCCATTCTGCTTTGATGGCTCCAATCAGTTACATAAAAGGCAGGAAATTGCATCCACTTGCAGTGAGCATTCGCCTCTCTGAGCTTCTCAGCCATGAAAAGTTTCCCACCACTTTCAACCCCCGTTTCTGGAAACAGACAACAAAGTAGAAATTAAACTGTGGGGGTTGTGAAGCGCATTTCCATCTCCCTCTTATTGGTTCATTCAATTACCATTTATATTAGAAATGGAATTGAAACCCTCTGATGCACCATGAGATCATCACCCATACTGGGTGTGTAACAAATCGCTGGTCACGTTTCCACACCAGGTGAGGAGAAGCCTTGTTTCCTTGATGTGAGCATAGATCCATAGAAACAACTACTGAAACCTTACATGTAACAATATATCTTCATTGTTCAGTTGAGGTCTGATTTTAAAGTCGCCCCTTCATGACTCTGTAGTTTTGTGCAACAGGTCATCAGACTGGGTGGAAATGGTACAATTTATTCAGGTAAAATGTAAGAAGCTTCTTGCTTGAAGACCTTGGAAAAGATCTCAGCGGTTAGAACATGAGATGCTGGAATACACGACTGAAGAGGTGACAAGGATCCGGCAAgataacaatgaaaaaaagaatttcacACCACCAGCAATGTAGTTGTATTGAGCTACTGGACCAAAACAAGCTGGTGAGCTCATGCCTCTCAGCAGTCCAGGTGGGTTTTTCTCATGAGACCTGAAACCAAAATAATCATCAGTAAAAttttgagaaagaaaagaacgggaaaaaaaccccatctgactaaaaaaaaaagctgggaTGGACTGAAGCCGCCTGCCAATGGGAGGAAGCACCAGAACAAGCACTCAGTTGAATTCTTTGTCAACACAAACGTATTTTATGTGCCTGAACATGCATAGTTTGAAGAGTGCAAATTAATATCCAACCATTTTGTTCGATAACAATTGAACCGAACCACGTTTTGGCCCCTTCTTTGACACTCCTGAGCCTTCATAGAAAAATCATATTTCATTATGAATACCATATTTATCTacttaaataaatg is part of the Synchiropus splendidus isolate RoL2022-P1 chromosome 10, RoL_Sspl_1.0, whole genome shotgun sequence genome and encodes:
- the LOC128765992 gene encoding lanC-like protein 3 isoform X2: MENPRCFANRFSDYRGSLLPGQGAEVVVPAVVSTVDRILKKVPLNLSDYDGGLYDGPAGVAYMLYHVSECPLFSEQRDAYLKTAKSIIDASVKYVDAEPDKNMRAAFLLGGTGIYAVAAMIYKAMGLADFVKPLTKFRNLWEVCAPINFLECGSDELFVGRAGYLCAALVLKQKLGIEILSKDQIKSICQAIIESGKQYARRKRKPFPLMYSYYGTEYLDEVGDPQYSSSRSARPFIGAADAAELPGPAERGRQGPGLAERRLPHEPGAELQLARRAGSHHRARERAGALVPRSSRSGLSFRQSVPDQQEAPVSGHVYPQWRACVAEGPAEEGTWHLSRCCRQRLCFPPTLSSHGKLQIHLQSSEVC
- the LOC128765992 gene encoding lanC-like protein 3 isoform X1; this encodes MENPRCFANRFSDYRGSLLPGQGAEVVVPAVVSTVDRILKKVPLNLSDYDGGLYDGPAGVAYMLYHVSECPLFSEQRDAYLKTAKSIIDASVKYVDAEPDKNMRAAFLLGGTGIYAVAAMIYKAMGLADFVKPLTKFRNLWEVCAPINFLECGSDELFVGRAGYLCAALVLKQKLGIEILSKDQIKSICQAIIESGKQYARRKRKPFPLMYSYYGTEYLGAAHGLSSVLQMLLSYQDLLSGADKDLVWQSVDFLMNQEQNCNWPAELGAIIERENELVHWCHGAPGVAYLFAKAYLINKKPQYLDTCIRSGELVWQKGLLKKGPGICHGVAGSAYVFLLLYRLTGNSKYIYRAQRFAEFIFTEEFKSGSRSMTSVYSLYEGLSGTVCFLVDLLQPDQSEFPLFSVFE